From Thunnus albacares chromosome 22, fThuAlb1.1, whole genome shotgun sequence, the proteins below share one genomic window:
- the ripk3 gene encoding receptor-interacting serine/threonine-protein kinase 3: protein MALSSCVAPALIADSTLEGWEVIGSGGFGQIYKARHSQWCCDVAVKLLHYDDGTSSSLLREVDMMRQGSSPYVIQVLGVFKGRLPASGPSTHLGLVMEFMERGTLAFLQDTLRGAPPWPLVFRLAHQVALGINFLHSLSPALLHLDLKPSNVLLDTYLNAKLTDFGLARFYHSVKRMSKKNIEEEGGTISYMPPEAFGISYSPTRASDIYSYGILLWSLVTGKQPYPNAMSSIVRFRIPQGDRPSLDDIRGPAAGLAGLAGLIELMQRSWSQKPAERPTSRECTTVTEELYKMHKHAIIDAVHQVLKKLDQKEEDRITEQVQRVHITQTSEYAGVQAANVCDNVPTGRPPIQEMANGWTANLNGEPQVKDLPSSRPPRVCHVYPGHMSSGFKVKLSSVHPIRSLTPSPPSDPTPVTPVTPVTPATGRSPQGRTAKIPQSALRANLFPQYQRQFSSPDTFPCHSPPTRGICIQLSNVTGFQHGNNNTMHINEYVADSLERKRHPTAPSRVDLPPQHLGSWKNKTGGPG, encoded by the exons ATGGCATTGTCCAGCTGTGTAGCTCCCGCTTTGATTGCTGACTCCACCTTGGAAGGCTGGGAGGTTATCGGCTCCGGAGGGTTTGGACAAATCTACAAAGCCAGACATAGTCAGTGGTGCTGCGATGTTGCCGTTAAACTGCTTCATTACGATGACGG AACCAGTTCATCTTTGCTGCGAGAAGTCGACATGATGCGTCAAGGAAGCAGCCCGTATGTTATTCAGGTCCTCGGGGTCTTCAAGGGTCGACTGCCCGCCTCTGGACCATCAACACACCTCGGTCTGGTCATGGAGTTCATGGAGAGAGGAACACTGGCCTTCCTACAG GACACCTTACGTGGAGCCCCGCCCTGGCCGCTGGTCTTCAGACTGGCTCATCAGGTGGCTCTGGGTATAAACTTCCTCCACAGTCTCTCCCCTGCGCTGCTCCACCTGGACCTGAAGCCCAGCAACGTGCTGCTGGACACCTATCTCAACGCCAAG CTTACAGATTTTGGCCTTGCCAGATTTTACCACAGCGTCAAGCGGATGTCCAAGAAGAACATCGAAGAGGAAGGGGGAACAATCAGCTACATGCCACCGGAGGCATTTGGCATATCGTACAGCCCTACACGAGCCTCTGATATCTACAG CTATGGTATACTCCTGTGGTCCCTTGTCACAGGGAAACAGCCATATCCAA ATGCAATGTCCAGCATCGTGCGGTTTCGCATCCCGCAGGGAGACAGACCCTCGCTGGATGACATCAGGGGTCCGGCCGCAGGGCTGGCAGGTCTGGCAGGACTGATAGAGCTCATGCAGAGAAGCTGGAGTCAAAAACCCGCTGAAAGGCCCACTTCTCGTG AGTGTACAACTGTGACAGAAGAACTGTACaagatgcacaaacatgcaattATTGATGCAGTCCATCAAGTGCTGAAAAAACTG GACCAAAAGGAAGAAGACAGAATAACAGAACAGGTTCAAAGAGTTCATATCACTCAGACTTCAG AGTACGCCGGAGTTCAAGCTGCCAATGTCTGTGATAACGTGCCAACAGGACGCCCACCGATTCAG GAAATGGCCAATGGTTGGACTGCAAATCTCAACGGTGAACCACAAGTCAAAG ATCTGCCTTCATCTCGACCTCCAAGAGTGTGTCACGTTTACCCGGGCCACATGTCATCAGGCTTTAAAGTGAAGCTTTCCTCTGTTCATCCCATTCGTTCGTTAACACCGTCTCCTCCGTCTGATCCGACCCCTGTGACTCCTGTGACTCCTGTGACTCCTGCGACTGGGAGGTCACCTCAAGGCAGAACAGCAAAAATCCCTCAGTCGGCTCTTAGAGCAAACCTGTTTCCACAGTACCAG CGTCAGTTTTCCAGCCCCGACACTTTCCCTTGCCATTCTCCCCCCACTCGTGGAATCTGCATCCAACTCAGCAATGTAACTGGATTTCAGCATGGCAATAACAACACCATGCACATCAATGAGTATGTCGCAGACTCCCTAGAGAGGAAACGGCACCCAACGGCACCATCTAGAGTTGATCTTCCGCCTCAACATTTAGGAAGCTGGAAGAACAAGACAGGAGGACCCGGCtga